The DNA sequence GCGCGGAGACGATTGCCAGCTCCGACATCGAAAAGACGCCGTTGAGCAATATCAGGCCGGCAAGGATGGCCAGATCGAACCAGGGAAAGGGTGACATGGGGGGAGCAGCGCTAGCAGATCGTGCCGCGAAGGCGAAGCGCCATCGGCGGGCCTGCCGGATGATCGCCGTTTCGCAGCTGCAGCCGCTTCAGGAACATGCGGGCGGCCTGAACGTTCAAAAGGGCACATTCAGGTGGCGTTCTCCATTCGCCGGCCAGTGCTGCGCGTGGAGTAAACAAGCATGAGGATGCAACGCATGAAGAAATCCCGCATTTTGGTATCCAGCATGGCCGCGATCTCGCTGCTGGGCGTCTCTGCCTGCGTGACGGACCCGAACACGGGCGAACGCAAGGTTTCGCGCACCGCCATCGGCGGCGTGGGCGGCGCCGGGCTCGGCTATCTGCTGGGCGGGCTGATCGGCGGCAAGACCGCGCGCATCGTGGGTGCGGGCATCGGCGGCGCGGCCGGCGGCTATGCCGGCTATCGCATGGACCAGCAGATCAAGGAGCTGAAGGAAACCACCGCCGGCAGCGGCGTGGATGTGACCGAGACGCCCAATGGCGACGGCATCCTGCTGAACCTGCCCGACGTGACCTTCCCGGTCGATTCGACCACCATCAGCCCGAGCTTCCGCGCCACGCTGGATAATGTGGCGCAGAGCATGATCAAATATCCCAACAGCCTGATCGACGTGATGGGCCACACCGATTCGACCGGCTCCGACAGCTATAATCTCGATCTGTCGCGCCGCCGGGCCGAGAGCGTGGCCAATTACCTCGTCTCGCGCGGCGTATCGCGCGCACGGATCGAGACGGTGGGCTATGGCGAGCAATATCCGGTGGCGAGCAACGACACGCCCGAAGGCCGCGCGCAGAACCGGCGCGTGGAAATCCGCATCACTCCGGTGACGGAGCAGGATGTGAACA is a window from the Altererythrobacter sp. B11 genome containing:
- a CDS encoding OmpA family protein — encoded protein: MKKSRILVSSMAAISLLGVSACVTDPNTGERKVSRTAIGGVGGAGLGYLLGGLIGGKTARIVGAGIGGAAGGYAGYRMDQQIKELKETTAGSGVDVTETPNGDGILLNLPDVTFPVDSTTISPSFRATLDNVAQSMIKYPNSLIDVMGHTDSTGSDSYNLDLSRRRAESVANYLVSRGVSRARIETVGYGEQYPVASNDTPEGRAQNRRVEIRITPVTEQDVNKAY